The Nocardioides sp. S-1144 genome includes a region encoding these proteins:
- a CDS encoding ribonuclease D, whose translation MTNVQILHGDLSPDLCDLARASELVGWDIETSGLDWRNGQIGTCQLAIGDSVAVVVLGDDDHPQGLCDLLADDGVRKIFHHAPFDIRFMAQQWDCKPRNLACTKIASKVLNPSAEHATHSLKPLLKATLGVDIDKGQQQSSWTTGVLTAEQMSYAVSDVVYLSELYSQLRAQCLDKGVLQAVENAYSFLPVWVELQRRGIEDVFAY comes from the coding sequence ATGACTAACGTACAAATTCTGCACGGCGATCTATCGCCCGACCTGTGCGACCTGGCGCGGGCTAGCGAGCTGGTCGGATGGGACATTGAGACCTCTGGCCTGGACTGGCGCAATGGACAGATCGGGACATGCCAGCTTGCGATTGGCGACAGTGTGGCTGTCGTCGTGCTGGGGGATGACGACCATCCTCAGGGACTATGTGACCTCTTGGCAGACGACGGTGTTAGGAAAATCTTTCACCACGCTCCGTTCGATATTCGCTTCATGGCGCAGCAATGGGATTGTAAGCCGCGCAATCTCGCGTGCACTAAGATTGCCTCCAAAGTCCTAAACCCCAGCGCTGAGCATGCGACGCATAGCCTGAAACCACTTCTGAAGGCCACACTTGGGGTCGACATCGACAAGGGGCAGCAACAGTCCAGTTGGACTACTGGCGTCTTGACCGCGGAGCAAATGAGTTATGCCGTGTCAGATGTGGTCTATCTATCCGAGCTGTACTCACAACTCCGAGCGCAGTGCTTGGACAAGGGCGTCTTGCAAGCGGTCGAAAATGCCTATTCGTTCCTACCTGTTTGGGTAGAGCTTCAGCGACGCGGTATCGAAGACGTCTTTGCGTACTAG
- a CDS encoding SIR2 family protein — protein sequence MSKMDALGAEPEEPAAAREDPARFAPASLEALASFTNREWHAVAAGANANDGERAAAAVAEAGLSEELGNILDAETLVVLAGSGTSLGIRQRDGSKRAPSMGALWDDVSQLAEFGVVTGRLNAELVASRNLEHVLSDAQARFAVAPDIDLEAFITAAEGVVLARCSFVEEDTDVSAHEMFLRKVARRSVRLQRTQLFTTNYDLAFETAARRARFNVIDGFGYGGHEFDGSSFDLDYVRRRPHEQLALEPSVFHLLKMHGSVDWSFTGNTIGKGDGKPVNPVLIYPSAAKYQLSYRQPYLEFMSRFQISLRQPDVGLIVVGFGFNDDHLNAPIEAAMRSNIGLRATIVTPGARAEGRSDSIAWIEDLIRRGDRRLSMFTGTFDELVKYLPETPAREERDEHMERVSRPRGGAAT from the coding sequence ATGAGTAAGATGGACGCGCTAGGAGCCGAGCCTGAGGAGCCCGCCGCAGCCAGAGAAGATCCAGCACGCTTCGCGCCCGCGTCGTTGGAGGCTCTTGCCTCGTTCACAAACCGTGAGTGGCATGCAGTCGCTGCTGGTGCCAACGCGAATGATGGCGAGCGAGCCGCGGCCGCAGTTGCCGAGGCCGGGCTGAGTGAGGAACTCGGCAACATCCTTGATGCAGAAACCCTGGTCGTGCTAGCGGGGTCGGGTACCTCGCTCGGGATACGACAGCGGGATGGCTCGAAGAGGGCCCCAAGCATGGGGGCGTTGTGGGACGACGTCTCGCAGTTGGCCGAGTTTGGGGTGGTGACCGGCCGGCTGAACGCGGAATTAGTCGCCAGCAGGAACCTGGAGCACGTGCTCTCAGACGCTCAGGCTCGGTTCGCTGTAGCTCCTGACATTGACCTCGAGGCATTCATTACCGCAGCCGAGGGCGTGGTACTGGCTCGTTGTTCCTTCGTCGAGGAAGACACTGACGTCAGCGCACACGAGATGTTTCTGCGCAAGGTCGCCCGACGTTCGGTGCGTTTGCAACGTACTCAGTTGTTCACCACTAATTACGACCTTGCCTTCGAGACCGCCGCTCGACGAGCGCGGTTCAACGTCATCGACGGATTTGGGTACGGCGGTCATGAGTTCGACGGCAGCTCGTTCGATCTTGACTACGTGCGTCGGCGCCCGCATGAGCAGCTCGCACTCGAACCGAGCGTCTTCCACCTGCTCAAGATGCACGGATCGGTCGATTGGTCTTTCACAGGCAACACCATCGGCAAGGGGGATGGGAAGCCTGTGAACCCGGTCTTGATATATCCGTCGGCGGCGAAGTACCAGCTCTCCTACCGGCAGCCTTACCTGGAGTTCATGTCGCGGTTCCAAATTTCACTGCGCCAGCCCGATGTCGGCCTCATCGTCGTTGGATTCGGCTTTAACGATGACCACCTCAACGCCCCCATCGAGGCCGCTATGCGTAGCAACATCGGGCTCCGTGCGACCATCGTTACCCCCGGGGCACGTGCCGAGGGGCGCAGCGACTCCATAGCTTGGATCGAGGACCTGATCCGGCGAGGGGACCGACGCCTGAGCATGTTCACCGGCACCTTCGACGAATTGGTTAAGTACCTACCCGAGACGCCCGCCCGAGAAGAGCGTGACGAGCACATGGAGCGCGTCTCGCGACCGCGAGGCGGCGCAGCAACGTGA